A window of the Bufo gargarizans isolate SCDJY-AF-19 chromosome 1, ASM1485885v1, whole genome shotgun sequence genome harbors these coding sequences:
- the LOC122923558 gene encoding polyadenylate-binding protein 2, with translation MAAVSSAAALRGTDYENGLRGGPGSGGGGEDVGDDETMGRGGLDLDLELLGPGRRIRRIGGRIATGRRSGGRGSTESGGAGVLEEMEEEEMEEEEPGELGPDPAIEDPELEAIKARVREMEEEAVKLKELQNEVEKQMNMSPPPGNAGPVIMSLEEKMEADARSIYVGNVDYGATAEELEAHFHGCGSVNRVTILCDKFTGHPKGFAYIEFSDKESVRTSMALDESLFRGRQIKVVPKRTNRPGISTTDRGYPRARFRARAASYSSRSRFYSGYTARPRGRVYRGRARVTSWYSPY, from the exons ATGGCGGCGGTGTCCTCGGCGGCTGCATTGCGTGGGACCGACTATGAAAACGGGCTTCGTGGTGGGCCTGGCTCAGGTGGTGGCGGCGAAGATGTTGGCGATGACGAAACCATGGGGCGAGGCGGGCTAGATCTCGACCTGGAGTTGTTGGGCCCGGGCAGAAGAATTCGACGGATAGGGGGCAGAATAGCGACAGGGAGGAGATCCGGCGGACGGGGGAGCACGGAGAGCGGAGGCGCGGGCGTcctggaggagatggaggaagaggagatggaggaggaagagccCGGAGAGCTCGGCCCGGACCCCGCCATTGAGGACCCG GAGCTGGAGGCGATCAAAGCCCGTGTCCGAGAAATGGAAGAGGAGGCTGTCAAGCTAAAAGAGCTGCAGAATGAGGTGGAGAAACAGATGAACATGAGCCCACCGCCTGGCAATG CTGGTCCAGTTATTATGTCCTTAGAAGAGAAGATGGAAGCTGACGCTCGATCGATTTACGTAGGGAAT GTTGATTATGGGGCAACAGCCGAGGAACTCGAAGCACACTTCCATGGTTGTGGCTCTGTGAACAGGGTAACCATTCTTTGTGACAAGTTCACTGGTCACCCTAAAGG GTTTGCCTACATTGAATTCTCCGATAAAGAATCAGTCCGGACATCCATGGCATTAGACGAGTCCTTGTTCAGAGGTCGACAGATAAAA GTGGTTCCAAAAAGGACTAACAGACCTGGTATAAGCACAACAGACAGAGGCTATCCACGGGCAAGATTCAGGGCTAGAGCGGCGTCCTATAGTTCTCGTTCCAGGTTCTACAGTGGCTACACAGCGAGGCCCAGAGGACGCGTGTACAG GGGACGAGCTCGAGTGACGTCATGGTATTCTCCTTACTAA